One window from the genome of Loxodonta africana isolate mLoxAfr1 chromosome 14, mLoxAfr1.hap2, whole genome shotgun sequence encodes:
- the RPL7 gene encoding large ribosomal subunit protein uL30, translating to MHQLPLFPAGTMEGAEEKKKKVPDVPETLKKKRRNFAELKIKRLRKKFAQKMLRKARRKLIYEKAKHYHKEYRQMYRTEIRMARMARKAGNFYVPAEPKLAFVIRIRGINGVSPKVRKVLQLLRLRQIFNGTFVKLNKASINMLRIVEPYIAWGYPNLKSVNELIYKRGYGKINKKRIALTDNTLIARSLGKYGIICMEDLIHEIYTVGKRFKEANNFLWPFKLSSPRGGMKKKTTHFVEGGDAGNREDQINRLIRRMN from the exons ATGCACCAGCTTCCTCTTTTTCCGGCTGGAACCATGGAGGGTGCCGA agagaagaaaaagaaggttcCTGATGTGCCGGAAACCCTTAAGAAAAAGCGAAGGAATTTCGCAGAACTAAAGATCAAGCGCCTGAGAAAGAAGTTTGCCCAAAAGATG CTTCGAAAGGCAAGGAGGAAGCTTATCTATGAAAAAGCTAAGCACTATCACAAGGAATATAGGCAGATGTACAGGACTGAAATTCGAATGGCTAGGATGGCAAGAAAAGCTGGCAACTTCTATGTACCTGCAGAACCCAAGTTGGCATTTGTTATCAGGATCAGAGG TATCAATGGTGTGAGCCCAAAGGTTCGAAAGGTGTTGCAGCTTCTTCGCCTTCGCCAGATCTTCAATGGCACCTTTGTTAAGCTCAACAAGGCTTCAATTAACATGCTGAGAATTGTGGAACCATATATTGCGTGGGG ATACCCAAACCTGAAGTCAGTGAATGAACTGATCTATAAGCGTGGTTATGGCAAGATCAATAAGAAGCGAATCGCCCTGACAGATAACACTTTGATTGCACGATCTCTTG GTAAATATGGCATCATCTGCATGGAGGATCTGATTCATGAGATCTATACTGTTGGGAAACGCTTCAAAGAAGCAAATAACTTCCTGTGGCCCTTCAAATTATCTTCTCCACGAGGTGGAATGAAGAAAAAGACCACCCATTTTGTAGAAGGTGGAGATGCTGGCAACAGGGAAGACCAGATCAACAGGCTTATTAGAAGGATGAACTAA